The following are encoded in a window of Sminthopsis crassicaudata isolate SCR6 chromosome 3, ASM4859323v1, whole genome shotgun sequence genomic DNA:
- the LOC141564990 gene encoding uncharacterized protein LOC141564990: MSPKSCRPPPQELVTFKDVAVDFSPEEWGLLDPDQKELHKEVMLENAENLLSLGLPVPREDFFSHVERGGLRNSCPDAETWFDMKEMSANLKMLSWKDLFQYCEYRAIVAKQKRTHIEEEHCEWNTHTKALRKSSSVAKAEKQCYIYNQCGKDFQYYSSLAQHQRIHTGEKPYKCNECGKAFTQNTSLCEHQRIHTREKPYECKQCGKRFTCKLNLARHHRIHTGEKPYKCNECGKAFTHCSSLTAHQRIHTGEKPYKCNECGKAFTYSSSLAKHQRIHTGEKPYECNECGKAFTYCSSLAKHQRIHTGEKPYKCNECGKAFTHCSSFAKHHRIHTGEKPYECNECGKAFTYSSSLANHQRIHTGEKPYECNECGKAFTQNSSLYEHQRIHTREKPYECKQCGKRFTCKLNLAQHHRIHTGEKPYKCNECGKAFTQHSSLCEHQRIHTGEKPYKCNECGKAFTHCSSLAKHQRIHTGEKPYECNECGKAFTHSSSLAKHQRIHTGEKPYECNECGKAFTHCSSLTFHQRIHTGEKLYECNECGKAFSNCSSLTVHQRIHTGEKPYECKQCGKTFRCKFNLVVHQRIHTGEKPYECNECGKAYCSRSSLTIHQRIHTGEKPYECKQCGKAFTQHSSLTFHQRIHTGEKPYECKQCGKAFTQPGSLTYHQRIHTGEKPYECNECGKAFSHWSSLTGHQRTHSGEKPYKCNECGKAYLSHSSLTFHQRIHTGEKPYYECKQCGKTFRCNFNLVVHQRIHTGEKPYECNECGKAYCSRSSLTIHQRIHTGEKPYECKQCGKTFRCNFYLVVHLRIHTGEKPYKCNECGKAFTQHSSLTFHQRIHTAEKPYKGNDCGKAFT; the protein is encoded by the exons ATGTCCCCTAAGAGCTGCAGACCCCCACCCCAG GAGTTGGTGACCTTCAAGGATGTGGCTGTCGACTTCAGCCCGGAGGAGTGGGGTCTGTTGGACCCAGATCAGAAAGAGCTGCACAAGGAGGTCATGCTGGAGAATGCCGAGAACTTGCTCTCCCTGG gaCTTCCAGTTCCCAGAGAAGATTTCTTTTCCCATGTGGAGAGAGGAGGCCTGAGGAACTCCTGTCCTG ATGCTGAGACATGGTTTGATATGAAGGAGATGAGTGCAAATCTGAAAATGCTCTCATGGAAAGACCTTTTTCAATATTGTGAATACAGGGCTATTGTTGCTAAGCAGAAAAGAACCCACATTGAAGAGGAACACTGTGAATGGAATACACACACCAAAGCTTTAAGAAAGAGTTCCAGTGTTGCTAAAGCAGAAAAACAATGTTACATAtataatcaatgtggaaaggattTCCAGTATTATTCCAGCTTGGCTcagcatcagagaatccacacaggagagaagccttataaatgtaatgaatgtggaaaggctttcacacagaATACCAGTCTTtgtgaacatcagagaatccatacaagagaaaaaccttatgaatgtaagcagTGTGGAAAGCGTTTCACATGCAAATTGAACCTTGCTCGACATCacagaatccacactggagagaagccttataaatgtaatgaatgtggaaaggctttcacacatTGCTCCAGTCttactgcacatcagagaatccacactggagagaagccttataaatgtaatgaatgtggaaaggctttcacatacTCCTCCAGTCTTgctaaacatcagagaatccacactggagaaaagccttatgaatgtaatgaatgtggaaaggctttcacatacTGCTCCAGTCTTgctaaacatcagagaatccacactggagagaagccttataaatgtaatgaatgtggaaaggctttcacacacTGTTCCAGTTTTGCTAAACATCatagaatccacactggagagaagccttatgaatgtaatgaatgtggaaaggctttcacatacTCCTCCAGTCTTGCTaatcatcagagaatccacacaggagagaagccttatgaatgtaatgaatgtggaaaggctttcacacagaATAGCAGTCTTtatgaacatcagagaatccatacaagagaaaaaccttatgaatgtaagcagTGTGGAAAGCGTTTCACATGCAAATTGAACCTTGCTCAACATCacagaatccacactggagagaagccttataaatgtaatgaatgtggaaaggctttcacccAGCACAGCAGTCTTtgtgaacatcagagaatccacactggagagaagccttataaatgtaatgaatgtggaaaggctttcacacacTGCTCCAGTCTTgctaaacatcagagaatccacactggagagaagccttatgaatgtaatgaatgtggaaaggctttcacacacTCCTCCAGTCTTgctaaacatcagagaatccacactggagagaagccttatgaatgtaatgaatgtggaaaggctttcacacacTGCTCCAGTCTTACtttccatcagagaatccacactggagagaagctttatgaatgtaatgaatgtggaaaggctttctcAAATTGCTCCAGTCTTActgtccatcagagaatccacactggagaaaaaccttatgaatgtaagcagtgtggaaagactttcagatgCAAATTTAACCTTgttgtccatcagagaatccacactggagagaagccttatgaatgtaatgaatgtggaaaggcttacTGCTCTCGCTCCAGTCTTACtatccatcagagaatccacactggagaaaaaccttatgaatgtaagcagtgtggaaaggctttcacccAGCACAGCAGTCTTACtttccatcagagaatccacactggagaaaaaccttatgaatgtaagcagtgtggaaaggctttcacccAGCCCGGCAGTCTTACTtaccatcagagaatccacactggagagaagccttatgaatgtaatgaatgtggaaaggctttctcACATTGGTCCAGTCTTACTGGCCATCAGCGAACCCATagtggagagaagccttataaatgtaatgaatgtggaaaggcttatTTATCTCACTCCAGTCTTACtttccatcagagaatccacactggagaaaaaccttattatgaatgtaagcagtgtggaaagactttcagatgCAACTTTAACCTTgttgtccatcagagaatccacactggagagaagccttatgaatgtaatgaatgtggaaaggcttacTGCTCTCGCTCCAGTCTTACtatccatcagagaatccacactggagagaagccttatgaatgtaagcagtgtggaaagactttcagatgCAACTTTTACCTTGTTGTCCATCtcagaatccacactggagagaagccttataaatgtaatgaatgtggaaaggctttcacccAGCACAGCAGTCTTACtttccatcagagaatccacactgcaGAGAAACCTTATAAAGGTAAtgactgtggaaaggctttcacatga